TGATGGTAAGTATGATGTATTGTGCATGCAAACTGTAGTCTCACTTCAATGACTTAAAGACCatcatttgataagaaatttagATAAATCTTTATACTAAAACTAAGCgtttgtattgaataaatttcggGTATCTAATTGCTCAGCATGATTGATGCTTCACAGAAGgtttagatttgtaatttttcaaatgcattggattttactcaaagaaattaaaattttaatgacatttaatttattatttgcattaaactttaaaaaataatttatacctgATAATTGAGATTTGAAATAATATCCAAATGAATTTGTGCCaatacatttcaatcaaacaaaatcttttttatctaaatttttattttttcaaattataaaacaacGTTAAGGATATCAGATATATTTGTGTATGTCCAAATGTTTTTTGTCCCTTAAATTTTTCTAACCTTTCAAacagataattaattataaatatcaaaatatatatttgcatgcaGGAATTTGAAACTTTGCAATATAAGAATAGGTCACGTTTTCTACGATTCtaacaataaatttgaattaatttttcctcATATTTgatctgaaataatgaaaaagtacaATGAAACCAGAAAATATAATGACTTAGTAtcgtatttaataatattttagttaaaataaattattcaatttttccagCTTATTCTCCATTGTGTACACTCCCAATTCAATAGGAGTACATTTCCGATGttcttataaaattctatatctaTAAAAATCAATAGTTGTTTGTTATGGAACCTTATACAACACAGGGATGCGAGAAAAATCAAATGTGTATTTTCATGTTGTCATTGAGTGAAAAACTTGTGATTAATACATACATAGATAGCAAATGATAAGTTACTTAGATCTTAGATCTCTAAGATTCTGcccaaatttcattcaaactgTTCTTGGGGGGCCACTTCTTCTCTGGTCCAAATGCTTTCTTGAAGTATCGAAGTTATTTCTTTCacaatgaagtttaaaatttctttattatgccTGTGATCATTGTGGATTCTTAAAACTTGttacaactatatttttaaatttatgaaaattcttaaaatattgcttattttattaattgctttttatttattttgaaaatactttttaaaatagacTCGATTggagaatgtttttaaatataaaagtaatgctTTTCCTTATTATCAACACCTGTTGCAACagttttatactataaattaaaaaaaatatgagattaaaattaaaaatgaagaaactatGAAGACAGAATCTAAGAAAAAGAGAATTCctatatttcatctaaaaatttagaTGTCTTCCCATGATCGGAAATATTATCATAATTGAGAATGATTTTCCTTCTGTTTTTGCATgtacaattgcaaaatttatgcatttaagcAAGTCGGGAAATATAAACGAGACCCTTTGCACATCATCCCTTTATATAATTTCCTCGTAGTTTAAAGAACTCAGACAAAATCtggcatatatatttaattgcacaTAGATAGTTggacatttaaattttctgagCTTCCGTAAAGTAGTGAAATTGCGGCAAAACGGTTTAATGTTCattcaacataattttataacatattatcactcaaaatgtatctaaattaagatgaaaattcaattttttcatacatctacctttatttttttatataatttattgctggttggacattttaaattttgcttttcttacGCAGAAAAAGGGAACTTTAATTACACAtttgtttacaattaaaaatcggcttataaaattgttataatttctttaaatatttacctAATTGTGTTTATGTTTTAtcactttcatatttataaaacgcTCAATTGTCTAATCGCGTGTTTTAAAAGGCtatctttttatctttaatttgtaGAGGTAATTTTAATTCTAGATTGTAATTTGTTTgttgttaattataatcaaagccatttaaagttttattaattctgttattcatgtgaataatttttttggtaacatgtttgtaaaaaattatatggttactatttcatttttgtcttcattcaaaattttaaaatgtattaaatctcatataaaactaagaaaattaaaatgtatgcttaatttttttacaatatcaaacaatttttgcTGCCCCTTAAAAAAATGAGCTAAGGTAGCAACAAAATTCCTTGAGTAAGAATTTTCTTTACATGTTTATCACTTACATGCcactattatatatttaatcatgtCGGCTTTGAAGATGCCCATTTAAAATCTGTCAATGCAAGACTcgttttagataaaaattatctgACTGTAATTCTTTTTACCAATCTATAAATCACATATTATTTACTTGGTAACTGTTATTGTCatatcatcaaatttaattttgattctatatgaCTTTTGTGTGTCAATATCCCCTTTGAAAGAATTAAGACGAAATATCTTGTAaggtattttagaaattatttatctgaaaaccCTACGTCCAACGTGATTCAAATAACCACCCTTGCAggcaatagtaaaaaaaatatcttgcatttcctacaattctcttattttaaataattaactgctAGATTCTCGATGTTGTCAGTTTTCTCTTCTTTTTGCTTTCGCAGGCACGATTCATAACAATGACAAACCTCTTAAAATTGAACGCATCACTTCTGCTATTTTCTCATGGCAGATATAGAAACTCTATTCATTTCATGATGTGTGTTCTAGAATGGAAACTCTAAATATGCTCTAGAGTGATGCTGAGATGTGGGAACAATATATGGTTCCCTGTAggttaattgatataaaataggAAATAGATGAGAGGAGCAATCTCggatattttccttattttaaattagatcaaAAGAACGAATTCCTTTCCAAGAAATTTCTCGcacactttcattattttctaatctaaCTCGATCGAACCGAACTTCAAAATGGCTCTCGATAGAATATCAAGAACACTTTGAAAAGTGTTAAGTGTCAAAGATCCTGTAACGATACAAACTCTTAGCAGattcatattttggtttaagcCTAAATACCAAGATTTACTAAGAATAGAAGCCTTAAAATTTTAAGACATCTTTTCTGCTGAAATGAGCGTACATGAATTCGTTTCCTTTTTCACTAGTTTTATATCTGTTGCAGCTTTCATTTATGCACATCTTGGTCGATTGGGTGTTACAGCAGGAACACACAGGCTTTGGTCTCATAGATCATATAAAGCAAAGTTGCCACTAAGAATTCTACTCTGCTGTTTTCTTAGTATTGCGGCCCAAGTAAGTTTTTGTAACTTATAACCATTTTAAATGAGTTTCTGATATATTAGCATAATACTTATTATAAAACCAATTATCTCGTAGCAAGATATCTACAAATGGTGTAGAGATCATCGGGTTCATCACAATTTCACTGAGACCAATGCAGATCCACATAATATCAAGCGTGGTTTCTTCTTTGCTCACATAGGATGGTTGATGTGTAAAAAGCATCCGGATGTAGTAGAGAAAGGAAAAACTATTTACCTTCATGATTTAGTGGCTGATCCAGTTGTGAGATTTCACAgaaggtaagatttttttttatttctatccttgGCATAAAGCTTTCTGttggtatattaaaaaaactacacTACATATTTGACAGCAACTTAGAATGATTTTTGTTGTACTCCAGAGAAGAATTCAGTGAGCATTGATTTGGCGATCTAACAACTTGTGAACATCAGAGCAGGGATTTTTAGTTcagaattactaaaaatatttaaaaattaaagactaaattttttaaaattagcagtATTCAtgtcaagatatttttataagttaacgataattaaaaataaagtctcTTAAGGTGGCtctctttctaattttataaattggatACTAAATATGAATTAAGAAAAGATAGCATCCAATCTTCAAATTCCAAATTATTAGCTAAAATGCTGCTGTTAGACACACAGTATCATAATATCAAATTGCAATCAAATTATGGTGCACGATAAAAATTTTTCTAGTCACAAATAGAAATACGCCGCTCCacagatatttagaaaaattaaaaattcgctaAATAAAAACAGTGAGAGGAGAAACTTCATATCCCTCGAAGTAGACTTTCTCAGATTTTACTGGTTTATGGGCGTGTAGACAAATGAAATGcagtaatagataaatatacACTAAACTCacagaaatattcaagaaatataatataatataatttcacattCAGGTCTTTTATAcagcaaaattaaatagaatatataaattatagcaCGAAGTCTCAATTTCATCAGGATGGAACCACTCCACAAATcgaaaaaatctattattattattcatcacgattgaaattaattatcaggaaaaattattgtcataaaaaattatgtacctttatttattttagaacttatatatacaattatttaaaaaaattacttcctcAACACATCTTGAGATCTAAAATATTTCCTACAgcctatcatatttttttttcaaaagttgtgATTAGTTTCGTGTTACAAGAAATCTATTGCAAATTTCATCGACATTTTTCTCCTATTTAAATCGAAATTTCGATAATTATTTCGGCGAAAAGTTTACATTTAAGTGATTAGTCCTTTTACTTCAATATCTATTCTCAGGCATTgttcaaaactttatatatataaaaaaaacttttatcaaagTTTCTAGATTTTCTgacagttaataaaatattcactcaGTTTGCAAGGAAATGCAGATTAGTATTTCTAAAAGCGTTAACTTATTCAGCCATATATTTTTTCTCgaatcaataaaaagaaacctATTTTGTTAATGATGCATCTAATTCTTCAAAGTACAAGAAGCTAGTTTAATAAAATCATCGAAACATTAATACAAAGTCTCTTCGCcgcttgtttaaaataaataccacaaaatttactttattcataactagccgcctttggcgaccagccggttcgccaatcttaatgttcgttaaaattttaataattaaatattttatgcaattccaactttaatagattcttcagcaaaatattttaaaacttcaaattttgatagtcatataattcactcataatattataaaggccttcagtcataacgtgatatgtatctctctaattttctgttacccctcgtagaatttatgctttaaattaaagtgtaaaggattaatctgcaattaacataataatatttttttactgaaacaaagcattttttttaataatatgattactgataatagaatcactgagcgtttaaactttatgggcactaaagaatatctttcttaatttatataatatctcaagaatttgtcaacaaaattttctcagattcatcatgaacggatcgattcattaacaatgtttcattttaaatgcatcaaacactaagaaaataaaatgaatcgtttaaaataatcggtcgaaaacaggtttaaaaaaactacttaaaaaacgatgtacttaaaactataagcatatatcaaaaaatatataactaacataaatacaatttaattacaaaagcatgcaattagcctaaaaataatttaaatcattgaaaacaggttaaaaaaaactacttaaaaaacgatgtacttaaaactataagcatatacaaaaaaatatataactaacataaatacaatttacttacaaaagcatacaactaacctaaaagtaatttaaatcgtccgttgttaatggttgccatgccaacaatcagaacacagtgcgcatgcgtgaattttcttcgccttttacggtaacgcaaatgcgtgaatttttctacgccagttggggtaatgctatgcagattatacatttttaatttcctttgttctgtgttattttaattcaaaagtacttcagaatgaatctgaaacatggattaattaacaatgtttaattttaaatgcataaaacattaagaaaataaacagaatcgtttgaaataatccgccgaaaaatcttaaccctagcctcattactgttgggagaaaaaaagaactaaagcctaaatcatttggcgttggggaaaatggaagattattttggcggaaaagttggcggtggggaaaatggaagatttttttggcgggaaagttagtttttaattaataattaaaattctaattaaaatttcaaaaaaagggaccccaggtgcacattcccgacctctaaggtatacatgaaccaaatttggtagctgtatgtcaaatgacctggcctgtagagcgccaacacacacacacacacacacacattgagctttattataagtatagataagatgacttgattttcataatattgttgAGAGATTCATGACTCATTCATAAATTGTTTAAAGCAAGTAAGgttatgtaacatttttaaatgccaCTTTTCAGCTATTAGTTTAAACATAATCTTATTTTGCAGGTTTTATTTACTTATGGCTCTCTTTTTTGCTACCATCTTGCCAACTATAATACCTATGTGGTGTTGGAATGAATCTATGCGGAATTCATTCTTTATCGCTTTTGTGGCGAAACACTGCTACCTTCAGAATGGGATTTTTCTAGTGAATAGCGTTGCCCACACATATGGTGATCAATCTTATGATAAGTACATTGAAGCcagagaaaatattcttattgctTTCATGGGTTTGGGAGAAGGCTGGCACAACTACCACCATGTCTTCCCATGGGACTATTCTACAAGCGAATGGGGctataaattaaactttacaaAAGCATTCATAGATTTCATGGCATGGATTGGGCAAGCTTATGATCTGAGATCTGCTCATCCTCAGATGATCAAGAATAGAAAATTGAAGACTGGAGATGGCACAAGAATGGAAAAAGGAGACGAGTGAGAAAAGTAATTCATCTGCACTTGATAGCGcagaagaaattctttttttattttcgctCCAAAACTTACTCATAGAGTACTAACTCCGACTGTACCTTCTTAACTCCAAATCATTATGCTGTTATTAAAACGTGTTGGTAAACTTAATTGGCTTTTTTAtccaaattataaaatgtaaaatcttctcagaaattttgaattttggttGAAGATGCATTTTCtgtactttcaataaaatttttaaaaaaaatgtcaatccTTCTTTTCTGCAAGTTTGTTCTTAAGAACCGTTTCACATGAATCCATTTATTGCACGCAATAGAAGGCCAAGGCTACTTCAGGAACACCACGAGACCCGAAAGGGGCATTGGCAAATAGTTGAATCATCGGAACAATTATTTACCATTGTCCAGTTCGGGTCACGTGATATTCCTGAAGTAGCCGTGACCTTCTACTGCGCACAATAGTTTGCCTCGTGTGTAGTCTGCTTTATAATTGGCCACATTGGTGAGTAATTTATTTCCAAGTTAGAGTTTGGTATCTGAAGTAATCGCAATTGGTACATCAAGAAGACATCAATTTTAAATGTATGGTTTCCAATActatgattgcaatatttttttacatcacCCAGATGCTTTCAAGCATTTGTTACATCCAAATATTTAGATTGATATTTAATGCAACTTTTGTGggattaaaatttgaagcagtCAGACCTCCATGTAATTTTTAGCTGCAGCCTGATTACGATTCAAAGTTGCACTCTTTTCCGAAATagttttttctttacttaaacttaaatttagcatgaaattccatttcaaattgttatttttgtgcTTTCAATGTTCGGTgatgttttttagaaaaatgttgagATATATATTCAGTTAGAGTCCTATTTAGAAGAAGTTAAACATATGTGTAtgccaaaattttcattaaaatgttttttgttatcATGTAACAagttatttgaaagtaaatgaaCTTCAGAAATTCTGGGTATCTAAACAAACCAGGAGATTGAAATCAGAAATGATGAACCCCCGATTTTCTCATAATTGgagtaaatatgtattaaaattagcaAACATCGATTATAAAAACCGAATCTACTGTATAGCAACCTTTTACAAGTGTAAATCATCTTTTTCCAAATAGATACCTGCTCAGATTAACTAAATTCGTGGTTTCGGCCACACTTGTTCCTCGGTACCTTAGATACGTTCTTTTTACcactatcatatatatataattacttgcAAGATGCAGATCTGCTTTCTATTGAGGAATtggttgcattttttaataaatctagaaAGTGTCGCCCTTTTCTATAGAAGACCAAGGTACTATAGTATTTCTAAGAAGACATGGTGCCTTTTATCAACCTTTGAATCTAGGAATTATGGAACTGCCTATATAGTGGAGAAATGCATAAAAAGATAGACTTATTAAAAagcgataaaattaatttttttaatcgattaatGATAAAACATTAAAGGTTGTTAGGTTTAGCCaatcatagaaagaaaaaaaaaatgtaataaaaattagaaaaattttcgaATGTGTGCGTTATTGAAAAAGACTATAGGCATAGAAAAAAAGTACATACGATTTAAACtatcgaatttaaaaaattgtaattttttggaAGATTTTGAGAACGATTATTGcgaaattaagaatgaaaaattcgtTATCCTTGCGTTATTTCAATTATGAGAAGTCTGGAatgtaaagatttaaatgaagttttattccTTTAGATAAAGttttctaacaatttaaatatatttcctttgtgtaaatgaaaatataaaaatactaacgAAAACaagactaaaaaattataatattttcttaattaacattcttttacttaatatatcatatacacaagaatttagaatgtttttaagatgtttatgttaaatatttaacattaagtGCTTCTCTGGAAGTCATACATTTTGTGACTACGAGGACAATAGAATCGCATTTCTTTTAAGATTGTCTACACATCTTTccctattattaatttttggaaatcttTTACATCATCcagttttcaatattatgaaaaatacacatcttaaatttgtatttctaattattaattccttattaatcattgaatatgaatttttaaaaaaaatttagattgcgAGAAATCTTTTcacatgtcaaaaaaaaaaaaaaaaaaaaaaaaattgaaatcggataaacatgatttttctatccttaattaaattactgaaatctttaaaatattttattctacataaattaaatataattaatataagtgTGCATATATCTGCTTTTAAGTTAAACAAGAAAAAGGATAAAAGAGATCCAGCTGTTAAAAGGGTTAATtctaattttacagtttttccgtgtcaaaacttttagttttaaacTCGTCAGTGTTTTAAAGCTTTGCGTgacaaagaattaattaaaattcaattattgcaTCTATTGATCTAACTGATAATTggtttagcattaaaaattattgtttttaatttaatttcgaaaaggtttaaaaatactGGAAGTATaacatttcttcatttcttttgacTGCTTGGATATCTTGAACAATTTCAGGAATTGCAACGAACTGGTGGAAAGATCTGGGTTTCGCGGCCAGTGAATTCCAGGTTTGAAACCCTGAATCCACCGAAACATTGCCGTACAAGAATGTATAGTGGGCTTTAAATCCAACAGGGCCGAATGTCCTCACgctaatttgttacaaaaatttggaaaagagGTGTCAGTTCAAGTGTCGTTCTTCTCCTTTCATCACAGCTCATAATTACGATGCGtgttctaaaataattctaatattgcTGGAAACGGGATATCAATTTGCGAAAACTAAACCAAATGACAAAAggccaaaattttgctttatactttTATGACAAAACATTGATAGAATTTTATCCTAAGATCGAAGTATCATCATATTACAACTAGAATATTAAGGAATGCGAGTCGCATGCacatgtaattaatattaattcccTGTGcatcttcaaaattcattttaatattcttttatattattcattactagccgtctttgaagaccagccggttcgctaatcttaatgctcgttaaaatttaaataattaaatattttatgtaattcctactttaatagcttcttcattaaaatattttgaaacttcaaatttcaattcactcataataatattataaagggcttcagtcataacgtaatctgtatctctctaattttctgttagctcccgtagaatttatgctttaaagtggaaataattaatctgcaattaatataataatattttttactgaaacaaagcatttttttgtaatatgattacagAAATCTAGAGTCACTGAGTATTTAagccttatgggcactaaagaatatctttcttaatttatgtaaaatgtcaagaatttatcaacaaaattttctcagattcattatgaacagatcgattaattaacaatgtgtaattttaaatgcatcaaaaactaagaaaataaacagaatcgtttaaaatcattggtcgaaaacaggtaacaaaaattacttaaaatcgaTGAACTTAAAACTaacataaatagaattaaattacaaaaccatacaactaacctaaaaataatttaaatcaagtccgcttccattgaaaatagatgtaaacaatcagaacacaatgtgcatgcttGGATTTTCAACGCCAgctatggtaacgcaaatgcgtgaatttttctacgccagttagagtaacgctatgcagattagaaatttttttttcctttgttctgttttattttaattcaaaagtacttcagaataaatctgaaagatcgattcattaacaatgtttaattttaaatgcataaaacattaaaaaactaaacagaatcgtttgaaataaacgGCCGAAAAATggtaaccctagcctcattactgttgggaaaaaataactgaagccttaatcatttgacggtggggaaatgaagatttttttggcgggaaagttagtttttaattaataattaaaattctaattaaaatttcaaaaaagggactctgggtgcacattctcgaccttcAAGGTATaaacgtaccaaatttggtagctgtagatcaaatggtcttttctgtaaagcttcaacacacacacacacacacacacattgagctttatataagtatagattcataatattcttttttatgtatatgacTTTAATTTGcaagtttgaattcttttataataaaaaaggaacCGAAGCGAAAtgattgttattttttctaatcGTTATTAGATTGTTGATAATGCAATTTGTAAAATGTAGTGATTCTTCCTAATTTCTATAGTTACTTAGGAAACCCATAAAATCACCCATTTACATTTAATccagtttttaaaatagtatttgcgtgaaaaatttaactttttaaataaaaaagaaaatttcaaatttatgttgcCTGACCTATTTAGTAGaataaaatgaactataaaatataattataattaaataattatatcaggCAACTTTAGTGCAAAATCTttgacatgatgtcaaaaattatGAGACGAAAGGGGATAATTAGTTGTCGTTTAGATGAACTAATTTGAATTGATAACTCTAAATGAAAAggatttttgtctaatttttgcCTAAATGAAGCATCCATTTTCCATTTAATTCTGACAAAATACTTTgatgaaattaagtgaaattaaatactaTACGTCAAAAGTGTGGATGTCCCAGATGCAAGTATAGAAGTTCTGATAATTTGTCAAACTTCGGGAAATGTCACTTTTCTTTAATTCTTACAACAAAACTgtcttttggaatttttcaagCAGGACGCGTGTGAGAGAGAGGAATATGTTCTCTTTTATAATTGACCTATTATTCCTTAGATGTATGTACATTCAGTTCTATAGACTAGTTGTATAGTACTATACAACGAGTCTCGCTGCAAAAAGCCTTTGAGTGGCCAAAATGCTGATACTTCAAAACTCTTAAAAGATTTGGACTGTAAGGTCTTGGAATAATTTAATGTAACTGGTCTTTATACATTTCGGCAGTTttgggaaatattaaaattatatcctttGTGTTAAAGTGCTACCTATTTCGCCTACTAGTAGTACGGCGAATATAGTCACTCCCTAACCATTCTACTTCTCAGTAATTTCCTTCAAACGAACATTAAACAACTTCCCGCGGATAATGACATTCTTTGTGGAATTCATTGAACCATGAGAAGCAATATAAACAAgcattgttcaaaaattttaccTTTAAGATTTTTTGAGAATGTTGCCGAGATAACATTTCAGTGAATAAGTCATCTCATAGAAATATATGAACAGATACAATTTCTCTGCCTTAAAAGATGAAAGGGAATGAAACAGttcttgaatatttgaaatactcTTTACTGTAAAAAGCACCAAACGACTTTTCAGTTGATGTTGGATATGTGAAATGCCTACAGAAGGGAGCTAGACTTTTTTCTGCCCCTTAAGACATTGTCCAAGATTCATGTCCTGCAGTCCCGCAGTCAGGAGACAAACAAGAAAAGGTAACCACAAGCTGTGCGCACTACATGTCTCGGTACTTATTTTAGTGGTACCCTGAACCTATACGCTCGAAGTCATTCCCAGGGACAATTACCAAACCTAACGCCAAATAGAAGAATTAACACCTTTCAACTGATCTCTAGCAGACAGGCCATTTAGATAGCTAGATACTAACAGAATTGATAGAGTGCTCTGTTCATTTAATTGGTCACCACGCACGGTCCCACGGTAAatgcaggggggggggggtagctgTTCATGAGAAATAAGATGCAAAATGAGTGGTGAATGTTGAATGTTAAGAATGTTCTCCTTGACAATTCAAGAAATAATCGAGAAGAAAAATCCGAAAATTTGGAACTctacagtaaaatataaaaaattcatagtaactcttccGTCCCCCATATTCAAAATGCGCTTcgtgttaaatatatttctagataGTAAATTTTCATATTCTCAAAGTAGCAAACAAAGGCAAAAGAGCTGAAGCATCATGAATGTCATGTAGGGAA
The window above is part of the Argiope bruennichi chromosome 7, qqArgBrue1.1, whole genome shotgun sequence genome. Proteins encoded here:
- the LOC129975942 gene encoding acyl-CoA Delta12-desaturase-like; this translates as MLSSTKTMAAQSSTIVKEVVLQQKSETPEYKVKIIWFNVIFFILLHTGFLYALYLSFTSACWKTSLFAFIYAHLGRLGVTAGTHRLWSHRSYKAKLPLRILLCCFLSIAAQQDIYKWCRDHRVHHNFTETNADPHNIKRGFFFAHIGWLMCKKHPDVVEKGKTIYLHDLVADPVVRFHRRFYLLMALFFATILPTIIPMWCWNESMRNSFFIAFVAKHCYLQNGIFLVNSVAHTYGDQSYDKYIEARENILIAFMGLGEGWHNYHHVFPWDYSTSEWGYKLNFTKAFIDFMAWIGQAYDLRSAHPQMIKNRKLKTGDGTRMEKGDE